In one window of Henckelia pumila isolate YLH828 chromosome 1, ASM3356847v2, whole genome shotgun sequence DNA:
- the LOC140874283 gene encoding probable glutathione S-transferase gives MFCFSASQQCGGLVGVQGGEQVKAKEEAEELLKHLDNELKGKKFFGGDSIGLVDIAGNFIAYWSVVVAEIAGIELITKEKFPNLRAWMSEYVNSSFVKEHLPDRDELALRLRTRFQKTG, from the coding sequence ATGTTTTGTTTCAGTGCTTCCCAGCAATGTGGAGGGCTTGTTGGAGTGCAGGGGGGGGAGCAAGTGAAAGCCAAGGAAGAAGCAGAAGAGTTGCTAAAACATCTTGACAATGAGCTAAAAGGCAAGAAATTCTTTGGGGGAGATAGTATTGGGCTGGTTGATATTGCTGGCAATTTCATTGCCTATTGGTCTGTGGTTGTCGCCGAAATAGCGGGAATCGAACTCATAACGAAAGAGAAGTTCCCCAACTTGCGTGCATGGATGAGCGAGTACGTCAACTCGAGCTTTGTTAAGGAACATCTGCCTGATCGGGATGAATTGGCTTTGCGACTCCGGACTCGTTTTCAAAAGACTGGCTAG